The following nucleotide sequence is from Gemmatimonadaceae bacterium.
CGTGGCAGGCGACGTCGCGGGCAACATCTGGCTCACTACGAACGCCGGTGGACTCACGCGGTTCGACGGCCGCGCCTTCACCACGTGGCGCGACCATCCCGCCATCGCCACCAGCCGCATCAGCGTCATCGCGCCCGTTGCCGACGGCAGCGTGTGGCTCGGCGTGCGCCCCGGCATGGTGGTGCGGTTCCATGACGGCCGCGTGGACGACTGGAGCCACGCCCCCAACGCGCCCACCGGCAACGTGGTCGCCATCCTGCAGGCCGCCGACGGCGGCCTCTACTTCGGGGGCCCCGGGGGGCTCTATCGTCTGGACGGCGGCCGGTTCGCCGCCATCGCGCTCCCGGGCGACTCCGCCGCGCGCGCCATTCGCGTCCTCGCGCAGTCAACCGACGGAACGCTCTGGGCGGCCGGCAATTCGCTCTATCGTCTGCGCAACGGCCGCGTGAGCCTCGAAGGCGCGGCGGGCGCGTTCACCAGCCAGCCGATCACCGCGCTGCTGCCCGACAGCGGCCGGCTCTGGCTGAGCACGCAGGGCGCCGGGCTGCGGCTGCTCCGCAACGGCCGGCTCATCTCGTTGGCGAACGCCAGCGCGTCGATGCTCAACGATGCGTTCACGATGCTCGACGACGGGGAGGGTGGCATCTGGCTCGCCTCGTCGTTCGGACTGCAGCGCGTCGAGAAGCGGGCGCTGCTCGACGCCGCCGACGGCCGCGCCGGACCGATCTTCGTGCGCACCATCGACAAGACCGACGGGCTGCTCAGCACCGAATTCAACAGCGCCGGCGCCTCCTCCGGCTGGCGGTCGCCCGACGGGCGCCTCTGGCTCCCCGGCGCCGACGGGCTCGTGGAGGTGGACCCGCGGGCGCTGCGGGCGCCGACGTCCCCGCCGCCGGTGCGCGTCGAGTCGGTGCTGGCCGACGGCCGCGCGCTCCCGCTCGGCGGGCCGATCACGCTGCCGCACGGCACGCGGCAGATCGAGATCGACTTCACGTCGCTGCGGTTCCGGTCGTCGCGCCAACTCCGCTTCCGGTATCGGCTGCTCGGCCTCGACACCGCATGGGTGGACGCCGGCACGCGGCGCAGCGCGTTCTATTCGAGCCTGCCCGGCGGCACGTACGACTTCCAGCTCTCGGCGCAGGACGACGGCGGCGTCTGGAACCCCGTGCCCGCGACGGTGTCGCTACGCGTCATCCCGCCGTTCCGCCAGACCCCGTGGTTCTTCGTGTTGCTCGGCGTCGCGACGTTGGGCGTCACGGCCGGCGTCGTGTTCCTGCGCGGCCGTGCATTGCGCGAGCACGCGCGGGTGCTCGAGGCCCAGGTGGCCGCGCGCACGGCCGATCTCGAGCATCAGGTGGAGATCCGCGAGCGCGCCGAGCACGCGCTGCGCGAAGCGCGCGACAACCTCGAGCATCGCGTGGTCGAGCGCACCGCCGCCCTCGCCCGGGCCAACGATGAGCTGCGCCTCAACCAGGAGCGGCTCGGCCTCCTGGTGCGCCAGCTCCCCGCCGTCGTCTGGTCCACCGACCTGCGGCAGCGCATCGTCTCGTCGGTGGGCTCCGGGCTGTCCACGATCGGGCTGCGACCGGGCGAGCTCACGGGCCGGACGTTCGGCGAGATCATCGACGATCCCAACGTCACCGCGGCCCTCGAGGAAGCGCACGACCGCGCGTTCCAGGGCGAGTCCACCCAGCACCACGGGTCGTATCGCGGCCGCGTCTTCGAATGGCGGGTGGAGCCGCTCCACGACGACGACGGGAGCATCGACGGCGCCATCGGACTCGCTTTCGACGTCACCGAGCAGGCCAAGCTGCGCGAGGAGATGCTCCAGACGCAGAAGATGGACAGCATCGGCCGCCTGGCCGGCGGCCTCGCCCACGATCTCAACAACATCCTCACCGCCGTGCTCGGCTACGTGGAATTGAGCAAGATGGCCGGCAGCGGCGCCGACCTGCAGGACAATCTCGACGAGATCCGGTTCGCCGCCGAGCGGGCGGCGGCGCTCACGCGCCAACTGCTGACCTTCGCCCGGCGCCAGAAGACGAGCGTGCACCCGCTCGATCTCAGCCGCACTCTCGCCGACCTCGACGGCCTTCTGCGCCGCCTGCTCGCCGCCGACGTCGAGCTGCTCACCGTCCCCGGCGACGACGTCCCGATCGTGC
It contains:
- a CDS encoding two-component regulator propeller domain-containing protein; this encodes MPIRRWTIALALGFTARANAQLSAASRHSPVPSAENQPPVHEAWAQRDLLPGAQIGMAVQSADGYLWLATTKGLLRFDGERALRMDPPAMDSLPSPWVLALTTSRDGALWAGTARGGVFRLFHGTYTRWTTAQGLPTDQVNAIYQDPAGTVWIGTQAGLCRIDGSRCTRVGQRGIPALALGADWDGRLLVGSYGLFRLAGDSLVTIPQLTPSLFRINRIVRDSSGAVWLATVAGLVRLSPPTAPGAPPQARIFTTADGLPSNYVLSVLTGPGDELWVGTVGGGIALRRNGHFMVLDERQGLTDDRVNDLLRDREGDVWASTSGGLDRFHDRAVTTYTRTDGLPDPLVWGVAGDVAGNIWLTTNAGGLTRFDGRAFTTWRDHPAIATSRISVIAPVADGSVWLGVRPGMVVRFHDGRVDDWSHAPNAPTGNVVAILQAADGGLYFGGPGGLYRLDGGRFAAIALPGDSAARAIRVLAQSTDGTLWAAGNSLYRLRNGRVSLEGAAGAFTSQPITALLPDSGRLWLSTQGAGLRLLRNGRLISLANASASMLNDAFTMLDDGEGGIWLASSFGLQRVEKRALLDAADGRAGPIFVRTIDKTDGLLSTEFNSAGASSGWRSPDGRLWLPGADGLVEVDPRALRAPTSPPPVRVESVLADGRALPLGGPITLPHGTRQIEIDFTSLRFRSSRQLRFRYRLLGLDTAWVDAGTRRSAFYSSLPGGTYDFQLSAQDDGGVWNPVPATVSLRVIPPFRQTPWFFVLLGVATLGVTAGVVFLRGRALREHARVLEAQVAARTADLEHQVEIRERAEHALREARDNLEHRVVERTAALARANDELRLNQERLGLLVRQLPAVVWSTDLRQRIVSSVGSGLSTIGLRPGELTGRTFGEIIDDPNVTAALEEAHDRAFQGESTQHHGSYRGRVFEWRVEPLHDDDGSIDGAIGLAFDVTEQAKLREEMLQTQKMDSIGRLAGGLAHDLNNILTAVLGYVELSKMAGSGADLQDNLDEIRFAAERAAALTRQLLTFARRQKTSVHPLDLSRTLADLDGLLRRLLAADVELLTVPGDDVPIVLADPNQIEQVIVNLAVNARDAMPDGGRLTIATGSCELAEPRGDMPAGRYAMLTVTDTGTGMSDAVKRRAFEPFFTTKEVGKGTGLGLATCFGIVREFGGFIEIDSALGAGTMVRVCLPAHDAAPWAEPARTVAGRGAPGTETVLLAEDEPQVREIARRALETFGYHVLVAADGDEALRVALAHRGPIHLLLADLRMPRMGGYELAAQLRGQRPGIRVMFMSGYSEFRAPVDDPALANAPRLTKPFRVGALAQSVRDALDTAPPIAT